One window of Magallana gigas chromosome 2, xbMagGiga1.1, whole genome shotgun sequence genomic DNA carries:
- the LOC136272651 gene encoding uncharacterized protein isoform X1 has translation MTLKGNTQVEVFYAEEHTTQIDVISIEKEDTTNSPQKHHQKTPKEKRASCIVLCLKGLIMFAAVVLISSSENISKAKPCDLEKALKSISLNHYFPCNHHDIKDDSSTLRKLGIALLVVNFIFFLLILIFPLLLPVCKLLVRTFILLVAISSAFTIMEYRSIFSLKAEEKDMNYVQLQSNLTIWLERHFTSDNISSSDVISNNWNKFFIKYDCCAITQVQGTTNDFDSTPWCTTAGTCQTTASQIPKTCCNYVTEEDYGIAPPGCHSSVNPGTFRSNCMNVIKQLSVVNIDECQLSLLQMSLIVIGTLELIFAAFEIIGAIILLCIFCVFSFNNLKDVTIVIKKMQIKRSRDRKN, from the exons atgaCATTGAAGGGAAACACACAAGTTGAAGTCTTTTATGCTGAAGAGCATACCACACAGATTGACGTCATTAGTATTGAAAAAGAGGACACAACAAACTCGCCACAAAAG cATCATCAGAAAACCCCAAAAGAAAAGAGGGCATCTTGCATTGTTTTGTGTTTGAAAGGACTAATTATG ttcGCAGCTGTTGTGTTAATATCATCAAGCGAGAACATTTCAAAGGCTAAACCATGTGATCTAGAGAAGGCTCTCAAATCAATTAGTTTAAACCATTATTTCCCTTGTAACCACCATGACATTAAGGATGATTCTTCAACACTTCGTAAATTGGGAATTGCATTGctagttgtgaattttatttttttcctattgattttgattttcccATTGCTGCTTCCAGTATGCAAACTGCTAGTACGCACATTT attttactTGTTGCTATAAGTTCGGCGTTCACAATAATGGAATACAGaagtatattttctttaaaagcaGAGGAGAAAGATATG AATTATGTTCAATTACAATCAAATCTGACAATTTGGCTTGAGAGACATTTTACTTCTGACAATATCAGCAGTAGTGATGTAATATCAAATAACTGGAACAAGTTCTTTATCAAG TATGATTGCTGTGCCATTACCCAAGTCCAAGGAACGACCAACGACTTTGACAGCACTCCGTGGTGTACAACGGCAGGCACATGTCAGACAACAGCCTCCCAGATCCCTAAGACATGCTGTAATTATGTCACGGAGGAAGATTATGGAATTGCGCCACCCGGTTGCCATTCATCTGTTAATCCTGGAACGTTTAGATCG AATTGTATgaatgtaataaaacaattaagcGTGGTTAACATTGACGAATGCCAACTAAGCCTGCTGCAGATGTCTTTAATCGTTATAGGGACTTTGGAG ctGATTTTTGCAGCTTTTGAGATAATAGGGGCAATCAttttattgtgtattttttgtgtctttagttttaacaatttaaaagacGTAAcgattgtaattaaaaaaatgcagaTTAAGAGAAGTCGAGATAGGAAGAATTAA
- the LOC136272651 gene encoding uncharacterized protein isoform X2, which produces MTLKGNTQVEVFYAEEHTTQIDVISIEKEDTTNSPQKFAAVVLISSSENISKAKPCDLEKALKSISLNHYFPCNHHDIKDDSSTLRKLGIALLVVNFIFFLLILIFPLLLPVCKLLVRTFILLVAISSAFTIMEYRSIFSLKAEEKDMNYVQLQSNLTIWLERHFTSDNISSSDVISNNWNKFFIKYDCCAITQVQGTTNDFDSTPWCTTAGTCQTTASQIPKTCCNYVTEEDYGIAPPGCHSSVNPGTFRSNCMNVIKQLSVVNIDECQLSLLQMSLIVIGTLELIFAAFEIIGAIILLCIFCVFSFNNLKDVTIVIKKMQIKRSRDRKN; this is translated from the exons atgaCATTGAAGGGAAACACACAAGTTGAAGTCTTTTATGCTGAAGAGCATACCACACAGATTGACGTCATTAGTATTGAAAAAGAGGACACAACAAACTCGCCACAAAAG ttcGCAGCTGTTGTGTTAATATCATCAAGCGAGAACATTTCAAAGGCTAAACCATGTGATCTAGAGAAGGCTCTCAAATCAATTAGTTTAAACCATTATTTCCCTTGTAACCACCATGACATTAAGGATGATTCTTCAACACTTCGTAAATTGGGAATTGCATTGctagttgtgaattttatttttttcctattgattttgattttcccATTGCTGCTTCCAGTATGCAAACTGCTAGTACGCACATTT attttactTGTTGCTATAAGTTCGGCGTTCACAATAATGGAATACAGaagtatattttctttaaaagcaGAGGAGAAAGATATG AATTATGTTCAATTACAATCAAATCTGACAATTTGGCTTGAGAGACATTTTACTTCTGACAATATCAGCAGTAGTGATGTAATATCAAATAACTGGAACAAGTTCTTTATCAAG TATGATTGCTGTGCCATTACCCAAGTCCAAGGAACGACCAACGACTTTGACAGCACTCCGTGGTGTACAACGGCAGGCACATGTCAGACAACAGCCTCCCAGATCCCTAAGACATGCTGTAATTATGTCACGGAGGAAGATTATGGAATTGCGCCACCCGGTTGCCATTCATCTGTTAATCCTGGAACGTTTAGATCG AATTGTATgaatgtaataaaacaattaagcGTGGTTAACATTGACGAATGCCAACTAAGCCTGCTGCAGATGTCTTTAATCGTTATAGGGACTTTGGAG ctGATTTTTGCAGCTTTTGAGATAATAGGGGCAATCAttttattgtgtattttttgtgtctttagttttaacaatttaaaagacGTAAcgattgtaattaaaaaaatgcagaTTAAGAGAAGTCGAGATAGGAAGAATTAA
- the LOC136272652 gene encoding uncharacterized protein, whose product MANDERQDAVSLEAISQRIVPEEREDRLYQNTGDGVKKRKRKKKKKNILQQASSDQEGNTQVEVFYAEEHTTQIDVISIEKEDTTNSPQKEKKKLLQQASSAQEVHRLSI is encoded by the exons ATGGCGAATGATGAAAGACAG GACGCTGTATCACTAGAGGCGATATCGCAGAGAATTGTTCCTGAAGAAAGAGAG GACAGGTTATATCAGAATACTGGGGATggagtaaaaaaaagaaagcgaAAAAAG AAAAAGAAGAATATACTCCAGCAAGCTTCGAGTGACCAAGAG GGAAACACACAAGTTGAAGTCTTTTATGCTGAAGAGCATACCACACAGATTGACGTCATTAGTATTGAAAAAGAGGACACAACAAACTCGCCACAAAAG GAAAAGAAGAAATTACTCCAGCAAGCCTCGAGTGCACAAGAGGTACATAGATTATCCATATAA